One part of the Diadema setosum chromosome 22, eeDiaSeto1, whole genome shotgun sequence genome encodes these proteins:
- the LOC140245111 gene encoding uncharacterized protein, with product MTMSRYCGFVSECPRESLDRTPFCNQTEGKLTCTICCKENLCNNGGKGKLLRPPPCPPVPEPLVKRLAENVCEVEEEEQSCSTSLWWTEESTVVNVMAICEESNSTDVSYSLVGHTNSCTNDNQNETGICITCCADGLCSNAKNQSATVFPILLCLLVRWLMTS from the exons ATGACCATGTCGCGTTACTGCGGGTTCGTGTCGGAGTGCCCCAGGGAGTCGCTGGACAGAACGCCGTTTTGCAACCAGACGGAAGGGAAACTCACGTGTACTATATGTTGCAAGGAAAACCTATGCAATAACGGCGGAAAGGGCAAGCTACTGCGGCCTCCCCCGTGCCCGCCCGTGCCCGAGCCGCTGGTGAAGCGACTTGCCGAGAACGTCTGCGAGGTCGAGGAAGAGGAGCAGTCCTGCTCGACGTCGCTGTGGTGGACAG AGGAAAGCACCGTGGTGAATGTGATGGCAATTTGCGAAGAATCCAACTCCACCGATGTTTCATACAGCCTTGTGGGCCACACAAACTCGTGTACGAACGATAATCAGAACGAAACTGGCATTTGCATCACGTGCTGTGCGGATGGCCTGTGCTCGAACGCGAAGAACCAATCAGCGACTGTTTTCCCCATCCTTCTATGCCTATTGGTCAGATGGCTGATGACGTCGTGA